The Setaria viridis chromosome 6, Setaria_viridis_v4.0, whole genome shotgun sequence genome contains a region encoding:
- the LOC117859628 gene encoding dynamin-2A, whose product MEAMEELAELADATLQGASLLADDDPSADRPSRRGSSFLTAVAIGNVGAGKSAVLNGLIGHPVLPTGENGATRAPICVELQRDASLSSKAIVLQIDSKSQQVSASSLRHSLQDRLSKAGSSGKEQSDEINVKLCTSTAPALKLIDLPGIDQRSMDESMIGNYAARNDAILLVIVPALQAPDVASSRALRIARELDSEGTRTIGILSKIDQAAGEQKALGAVQALLVNQGPRTAADIQWVATIGHSVPTASVQSEVGSETSPEASWQAEVKSLISILGGSPQSKLGRVALVDSLAKQIKTRIKVRLPNLLNGLQGKSQIVQEELAKLGERMAESSEGTKAIALGLCREFEDKFLQHIAGGEGAGWKVIASFEGKFPTRIKQLPLDKHFDMKNVKRIVLEADGYQPYLISPEKGLRSLIRGLLELAKEPSILLVDEVHRVLLDIVSSAANATPGLGRYPPFKREVIAIASAALDGFKNEARKMVVALVDMERAFVPPQHFIRLVQRRMERQRQEDELKSRSTRKGQDSDQKRDTSPQKNSNQGEMKQASNIQVLGPAGEIIAGFLFKKRAKANDWSKRWFVLNEKSGKLGYTKKQEERHFRGVIILEDCKLEENLDDEDPPRSSKGSKKANMLDTGEDSSLMFKITHKIAYKNVLKAHNAIILKAESMSDKTEWVTKIKSIVDQKGVSAKKPNASEGGTPMKQSHSDVSLVCCKTLHDTMLKKPVNPEEELRWISQEVRGYVEAVLSSLAANVPKAVVLCQVEKAKEDMLNQLYTSISTQSTTKIEELIQEDHNVKRKREKFKLQSSLLSKVTRLLSIHDSRSANASWSNDSAGSESSPRDTGHGDEWKSAFEAGSTNSSSGATSRRMPSRGPPPPPPNGG is encoded by the exons ATGGAGGCGATGGAGGAGCTCGCGGAGCTCGCCGACGCGACGCTGCAGGGCGCCTCGCTGCTCGCGGACGACGACCCCTCCGCCGACCGCCCGAGCCGCCGCGGCTCGTCCTTCCTCACCGCCGTCGCGATCGGCAACGTC GGAGCGGGCAAATCGGCGGTGCTCAACGGCTTGATCGGCCATCCCGTGCTC CCTACCGGGGAGAATGGCGCGACAAGGGCCCCGATCTGCGTCGAACTGCAGCGGGACGCATCGCTCAGCAGCAAGGCCATCGTTCTGCAGATCGACAGCAAGTCACAGCAGGTTTCCGCGA GTTCCCTCAGGCACTCGTTGCAGGACAGGCTGAGTAAGGCTGGTAGTTCTGGCAAGGAGCAGTCGGATGAAATCAATGTGAAATTGTGCACCAGCACAG CCCCAGCACTAAAATTAATTGACTTACCGGGCATAGATCAACGGAGCATGGATGAATCAATG ATTGGTAACTATGCAGCACGCAATGATGCAATTTTGCTAGTTATCGTTCCAGCTCTCCAAGCACCTGATGTGGCATCTTCTCGAGCTCTAAGGATTGCCAGAGAATTGGACTCAGAAG GTACTAGAACCATTGGTATCTTAAGCAAAATTGATCAGGCCGCTGGAGAACAGAAAGCCCTGGGTGCTGTTCAGGCCTTGCTTGTAAACCAAGGTCCAAGAACTGCAGCAGACATTCAGTGGGTAGCTACAATTGGGCATTCTGTTCCTACTGCCTCTGTTCAGTCTGAAGTAGGTTCTGAAACCTCACCAGAAGCTTCTTGGCAAGCAGAAGTAAAAAGCCTTATATCTATACTTGGCGGATCTCCCCAAAGTAAGCTTGGTCGAGTAGCTTTAGTTGATTCACTTGCTAAGCAGATAAAGACACGGATAAAAGTTAGGCTGCCAAATCTTCTGAATGG TCTCCAAGGGAAGTCTCAAATTGTCCAAGAGGAATTAGCAAAACTTGGAGAACGGATGGCCGAAAGTTCTGAAGGAACCAAGGCAATTGCTTTAGGACTTTGCCGAGAATTTGAGGATAAGTTTCTTCAACATATTGCTGGGGGTGAG GGTGCGGGTTGGAAAGTTATTGCAAGTTTTGAGGGGAAATTTCCAACTAGGATCAAACAACTACCTCTGGACAAGCATTTTGATATGAAAAATGTCAAAAGG ATTGTTCTGGAGGCTGATGGTTATCAGCCATATCTGATATCACCTGAAAAAGGTTTAAGGTCTCTCATAAGAGGGCTTCTAGAGTTAGCAAAGGAACCGTCTATACTCCTTGTGGATGAG GTTCACCGTGTATTGCTAGACATAGTATCATCTGCAGCAAATGCAACTCCAGGACTTGGTAGATATCCTCCATTTAAGCGGGAG GTAATTGCAATTGCATCTGCTGCTTTAGACGGTTTCAAGAATGAGGCACGAAAGATGGTCGTCGCACTAGTTGATATGGAGCGTGCATTCGTACCTCCCCAGCATTTTATTCGCTTAGTGCAGAGGAG AATGGAAAGGCAACGTCAAGAGGATGAGCTGAAGAGTCGCTCTACAAGGAAGGGTCAAGATTCAGACCAAAAGAGA GATACAAGCCCacaaaaaaattcaaatcaaGGTGAGATGAAACAGGCATCGAATATACAAGTTTTAGGTCCTGCAGGAGAAATTATTGCTG GTTTTCTGTTCAAAAAACGTGCAAAAGCAAATGACTGGAGCAAGAGATGGTTTGTTCTAAATGAGAAAAGCGGAAAG CTTGGATACAccaagaaacaagaggagagaCATTTTCGGGGTGTCATAATTCTGGAG GATTGTAAGCTTGAAGAGAATTTAGATGATGAAGATCCTCCAAGAAGTTCTAAAGGTTCTAAAAAGGCAAATATGTTAGATACTGGAGAAGATTCTAGTCTTATGTTCAAGATTACTCACAAGATTGCCTATAAAAATGTTTTGAAAG CTCACAACGCTATTATACTGAAGGCTGAAAGTATGAGTGATAAAACTGAATGGGTCACCAAGATTAAAAGCATTGTTGACCAGAAAGGGGTTTCTGCAAAGAAACCAAATGCTTCAGAAGGTGGTACGCCAATGAAGCAAAGCCATTCAGATGTTTCTCTAGTATGTTGCAAGACTTTACAT GATACAATGCTTAAGAAACCTGTGAACCCTGAAGAAGAGCTTAGATGGATATCTCAGGAAGTCCGTGGATATGTGGAAGCAGTCTTGAGCAGTCTTGCAGCAAATGTTCCCA AGGCTGTGGTTCTTTGCCAAGTTGAGAAAGCGAAGGAAGATATGCTTAACCAGCTGTATACGTCTATAAG CACGCAAAGCACAACCAAGATTGAAGAGTTAATCCAGGAGGATCACAATGTGAAGCGCAAGCGTGAAAAGTTCAAGTTGCAGTCATCCCTTCTTTCCAAGGTCACTCGCCTGCTCAGCATACATGATAGTCGGTCAGCCAATGCTAGTTGGTCAAACGATTCTGCTGGATCAG AGAGTAGTCCAAGGGACACTGGACATGGTGATGAATGGAAGTCCGCATTCGAAGCTGGATCCACCAATTCATCTTCTGGAGCAACCAGCCGCCGCATGCCAAGTCgagggccaccgccgccgccaccaaatGGTGGCTGA
- the LOC117859629 gene encoding uncharacterized protein: MAAALQPRRGRLLLFLGLLLHALARGAVEAAAPFRARDVLPLLPRRLAWQLMGATAHSAVDLLPSFVGAVAPGGAPAAWRGACFAENEAVLSLTPGAGASAAGRNGTGGGLHGNTSSGLGGAVLHLKTASPESWTCMDLYVFATPYRIAWDYYMRSNENHTFEIKAWEEAAELEYVKQHGIAVFLMPSGMLGTLLSLIDVVPLFSNTGWGQDANLAFLQKHMGTSFQKRSQPWSANIRKEDVHSGDFLALSKIRGRWGGFQTLEKWVTGAFAGHTAVFLKDENGTLWVAESGYENKKGDEIISMTPWDEWWGMALKDDSNPQIALLPLHPDVRARFNESAAWDFARSMYGKPYGYHNMIFSWIDTMSDNYPPPLDANLVMAIMSMWTRLQPHYASNMWNEALNKRLGTEKLDLHGIITETERRGLSFNQLLTIPERDDWEYSDGKSTTCVAFILSMYKAAGVFAPFTESIQVTEFTIRDAYMLKVFEDNQTRLPGWCNAAADRLPFCQILGEYKMDLPEYNTIEPYANMNENCPSAPPTYSRPARC; the protein is encoded by the exons ATGGCGGCGGCTCTGCAGCCACGGCGGGGGCGGCTCCTCCTTTTCCTCGGGCTGCTGCTCCACGCCCTGGCGCGTGGGgccgtcgaggcggcggcgccgttccGGGCGAGGGACGTGCTGCCGCTGCTACCGCGGCGGCTGGCGTGGCAGCTCATGGGCGCCACGGCGCACAGCGCCGTCGACCTGCTCCCGTCCTtcgtcggcgccgtcgcgcCCGGCGGGGCACCGGCGGCCTGGCGTGGCGCGTGCTTCGCGGAGAACGAGGCCGTCCTCAGCCTcacccccggcgccggcgccagcgcggCTGGCCGCAACGGGACCGGCGGGGGACTCCACGGCAACACCAGCtccggcctcggcggcgccgtcctccACCTCAAG ACTGCTTCGCCTGAGAGCTGGACATGTATGGATCTGTATGTGTTTGCAACTCCATACAGGATAGCCTGGGATTACTATATGAGATCAAATGAAAATCACACCTTTGAGATTAAGGCATGGGAGGAAGCAGCAGAACTGGAATAT GTAAAGCAGCATGGCATTGCCGTCTTTCTCATGCCATCTGGAATGCTTGGGACGTTGTTATCCTTGATTGATGTCGTACCCCTGTTTTCAAACACCGGTTGGGGTCAGGATGCAAACTTGGCATTTCTCCAGAAGCATATGGGAACTTCATTTCAGAAACGTTCTCAGCCCTGGTCTGCGAATATAAGAAAAGAAGATGTACATTCGGGTGACTTTTTGGCCCTTTCAAAAATCCGAGGACGATGGGGTGGATTTCAGACATTGGAGAAATGGGTGACCGGTGCATTTGCTGGGCACACTGCAGTTTTCTTGAAAGATGAGAATGGCACCCTCTGGGTTGCAGAATCCGGCTATGAAAACAAAAAG GGTGATGAAATCATTAGTATGACTCCATGGGATGAATGGTGGGGAATGGCACTTAAAGACGATTCAAATCCTCAGATAGCACTTCTGCCATTGCATCCAGATGTACGGGCCAGATTCAACGAAAGTGCTGCGTGGGATTTTGCCAGAAGCATGTACGGAAAACCCTATGGATATCATAATATGATATTTAGTTGGATTGACACAATGTCAGACAATTATCCGCCTCCCCTTGATGCTAACCTG GTAATGGCTATCATGTCAATGTGGACCAGATTGCAACCACACTATGCTTCTAACATGTGGAACGAAGCCCTTAATAAACGACTTGGGACCGAG AAATTGGACCTTCACGGGATCATTACAGAGACCGAAAGACGTGGCTTGTCTTTCAACCAGCTGCTCACCATACCCGAGCGAGACGACTGGGAATACAGCGATGGCAAATCGACGACGTGCGTGGCCTTCATCCTTTCGATGTACAAGGCGGCTGGCGTGTTCGCTCCTTTCACGGAGTCGATCCAGGTGACAGAATTCACA ATCCGGGACGCGTACATGCTGAAGGTCTTCGAGGACAACCAGACGCGGCTGCCGGGGTGGTGCAACGCGGCGGCGGACAGGCTCCCCTTCTGCCAGATCCTGGGGGAGTACAAGATGGACCTGCCGGAGTACAACACCATCGAGCCCTACGCCAACATGAACGAGAACTGCCCGTCCGCGCCGCCCACCTACAGCCGCCCGGCGCGATGCTGA
- the LOC117861442 gene encoding aminoaldehyde dehydrogenase 1a, producing MAAPATVPLRQLFVDGEWRAPAQGRRLPVINPATEAQIGEIPAGTAEDVEAAVAAARAALRRNRGRDWARAPGAVRAKYLRAIAAKIIERKPELAKLEALDCGKPYDEAAWDMDDVAGCFEYFADQAEALDKRQNSPVTLPMETFKCHLRREPIGVVGLITPWNYPLLMATWKVAPALAAGCTAVLKPSELSSVTCLELGDVCKEVGLPSGVLNIVTGLGPDAGAPLAAHPDVDKVSFTGSFETGKKIMAAAAPMVKPVTLELGGKSPIVVFDDVDIEKAVEWTLFGCFWTNGQICSATSRLLVHTKIAKEFKERMVAWSKNIKVSDPLEDGCRLGPVVSEGQYEKIKKFISNAKTEGATILTGGVRPAHLEKGYYLEPTIITDVSTSMEIWREEVFGPVLCVYEFSTEDEAIELSNDTHYGLAGAVISNDRERCQRLAEEIDAGCIWVNCSQPCFFHAPWGGNKRSGFGRELGEGGIDNYLNIKQVTEYLSDEPWGWYPAPAKM from the exons ATGGCCGCGCCGGCGACGGTCCCGCTGCGGCAGCTCTTCGTCGACGGGGAGTGGCGCGCGCCCGCGCAGGGCCGGCGCCTCCCCGTCATCAACCCCGCAACCGAGGCCCAGATCGGTGAGATCCCGGCGGGCACGGCGGAGGACGTGGAGGCCGCTGTGGCCGCCGCGCGGGCGGCGCTCAGGAGGAACCGCGGCCGCGACTGGGCGCGCGCGCCGGGGGCCGTCCGGGCCAAGTACCtccgcgccatcgccgccaag ATAATCGAGAGGAAACCTGAGCTGGCTAAGCTAGAGGCGCTTGATTGTGGGAAGCCTTATGACGAAGCAGCATGGGACATG GATGATGTTGCTGGCTGCTTTGAGTACTTCGCGGATCAGGCGGAAGCCTTGGACAAAAGGCAAAATTCACCAGTTACCCTTCCGATGGAAACTTTTAAATGCCATCTTCGGAGAGAGCCTATCGGAGTTGTTGGGCTTATCACTCCTTG GAACTATCCGCTCCTGATGGCTACATGGAAGGTAGCTCCTGCTCTGGCTGCTGGTTGTACAGCTGTGTTGAAGCCATCTGAACTGTCATCTGT GACTTGCTTAGAGCTTGGTGATGTCTGTAAAGAAGTCGGTCTTCCTTCTGGTGTCTTGAACATTGTGACTGGTTTAGGTCCTGATGCTGGTGCTCCTTTGGCAGCGCACCCAGATGTTGACAAG GTCTCTTTTACTGGGAGTTTTGAAACTGGTAAGAAGATTATGGCAGCTGCAGCTCCTATGGTCAAG CCTGTTACACTGGAACTTGGTGGAAAAAGTCCTATAGTAGTATTTGATGATGTTGACATTGAAAAAG CTGTTGAATGGACTCTGTTTGGGTGCTTTTGGACTAATGGTCAGATTTGCAGTGCAACATCTCGTCTTCTTGTCCAT ACAAAAATTGCCAAAGAGTTTAAGGAGAGGATGGTTGCATGGTCCAAAAATATTAAAGTTTCAGATCCACTTGAAGACGGTTGCAGGCTTGGACCAGTTGTTAGCGAAGGACAG TATGAGAAGATTAAGAAGTTCATATCAAATGCTAAAACCGAAGGTGCTACTATTCTGACTGGGGGTGTTAGACCGGCG CATCTTGAGAAGGGGTACTATCTTGAACCCACAATTATTACTGATGTAAGCACATCAATGGAAATTTGGAGGGAGGAAGTCTTTGGTCCAGTCCTGTGCGTTTATGAATTTAGCACTGAAGATGAAGCCATCGAACTGTCCAATGATACACA TTATGGCTTGGCTGGTGCTGTAATTTCCAACGATCGCGAACGATGCCAGAGATTAGCTGAG GAGATCGACGCTGGATGTATCTGGGTAAACTGCTCGCAACCCTGCTTCTTCCATGCCCCATGGGGTGGGAACAAGCGCAGTGGCTTCGGACGCGAGCTCGGAGAAGG GGGCATCGATAACTACCTGAACATCAAGCAGGTCACGGAGTACCTCTCTGATGAGCCGTGGGGATGGTACCCGGCCCCCGCCAAGATGTAA